One segment of Panicum virgatum strain AP13 chromosome 3K, P.virgatum_v5, whole genome shotgun sequence DNA contains the following:
- the LOC120700643 gene encoding aldehyde oxidase GLOX-like, producing MGSRAAAFAVGVLLLASPGEAFFDIFNIFSPRSESDYFQNAFDGPEEQAAPVQTEQEEKGAAPATATGLTRVPPSGPLSKAAQDTVQVAAASGEGPVGEWTIVSENSGVSPMHMAVMRHGRAVMFDTSTTGRSLMRLPQDNCRTDPRAKEEGTMDCWAHSVEFDYNTGGLRPLKILTDTWCSSGAFDADGNLVQTGGYFEGDKVVRVLSPCETCDWLERPNSFAEGRWYATQQVLPDGRFIVFGGRRAFGYEFVPAPGRMNDKANYMPFLRQTTDDAENNLYPFVNLLPSGNLFLFANDRSVIFDYKAGKIVRELPKLPGGSRNYPASAMSALLPLDLRNATAGDPDPVVIICGGALKTAFRSGENNTFKPALRDCARINPAAPDPRWETEDMPIGRVMGNMLILPTGDLLLLNGAAKGCSGWGFARQPILTPILYSPRKEQGSRFRPLASSTISRMYHSTSAVLPDGSVLVAGGNTNAAYNFSGVDFPTEVRVERFSPPYLSKDRVGSRPRIDAASVPADGMRYGSPFTFRFSMPSEPVGQPDVMVTMYAQPFTTHGYSMNQRMLILPVTTFAEEGRSYTVTVDAPRKPELAPRGYYLVSVVAKGLPSVSAWVKIL from the coding sequence ATGGGGTCCCGCGCCGCGGCCTTCGCCgtgggcgtcctcctgctggCCTCCCCCGGCGAGGCGTTCTTCGACATCTTCAACATCTTCAGCCCGCGGTCCGAGAGCGACTACTTCCAGAACGCGTTCGACGGGCCGGAGGAGCAGGCGGCGCCCGTGCAGACGGAGCAGGAGGAGaagggcgccgcgccggccaccgccacgGGGCTCACGAGGGTGCCGCCCTCGGGCCCGCTCAGCAAGGCCGCGCAGGACACGGTgcaggtcgccgccgccagcggcgaGGGGCCGGTCGGCGAGTGGACCATCGTGAGCGAGAACTCGGGCGTGTCACCCATGCACATGGCCGTGATGCGCCACGGCCGGGCCGTCATGTTCGACACCAGCACCACGGGGCGGTCGCTGATGCGGCTGCCCCAGGACAACTGCCGCACCGACCCGCGCGCCAAGGAGGAGGGCACCATGGACTGCTGGGCCCACTCCGTGGAGTTCGACTACAACAccggcggcctccgcccgcTCAAGATCTTGACGGACACCTGGTGCTCGTCGGGCGCGTTCGACGCGGACGGCAACCTGGTGCAGACCGGCGGCTACTTCGAGGGCGACAAGGTTGTCCGGGTGCTGAGCCCGTGCGAGACCTGCGACTGGCTGGAGCGCCCCAACAGCTTCGCGGAGGGGAGGTGGTACGCGACGCAGCAGGTGCTCCCGGACGGCCGCTTCATCGTcttcggcggccgccgcgccttcGGCTACGAGTTCGTGCCGGCGCCCGGGCGGATGAACGACAAGGCCAACTACATGCCGTTCCTCCGCCAGACCACCGACGACGCGGAGAACAACCTGTACCCGTTCGTCAACCTCCTCCCCAGCGGCAACCTCTTCCTCTTCGCCAACGACCGCTCCGTCATCTTCGACTACAAGGCCGGCAAGATCGTGCGCGAGCTCCCCAAGCTGCCCGGCGGCAGCCGCAACTACCCCGCGTCCGCCATGTCCGCGCTCCTCCCGCTCGACCTCCGcaacgccaccgccggcgaccccgaccCGGTGGTCATCATCTGCGGCGGGGCGCTCAAGACGGCCTTCCGCTCCGGCGAGAACAACACCTTCAAGCCCGCGCTCCGCGACTGCGCCCGCATCAACCCGGCCGCTCCCGACCCGCGGTGGGAGACCGAGGACATGCCCATCGGCCGCGTCATGGGCAACATGCTCATCCTCCCCACcggcgacctgctgctgctcaacgGCGCCGCCAAGGGCTGCTCGGGCTGGGGCTTCGCCCGGCAGCCCATCCTGACCCCGATCCTCTACTCGCCGCGCAAGGAGCAGGGCTCGCGCTTCCGGCCGCTGGCCTCCTCCACCATCTCGCGCATGTACCACTCCACGAGCGCCGTGCTCCCCGACGGCAgcgtgctcgtcgccggcgggaaCACCAACGCGGCCTACAACTTCAGCGGCGTCGACTTCCCCACCGAGGTGCGCGTGGAGCGCTTCTCGCCGCCGTACCTGAGCAAGGACCGCGTCGGCAGCCGCCCCAGGATCGACGCGGCGTCGGTGCCCGCGGACGGGATGCGGTACGGCTCCCCGTTCACGTTCCGGTTCTCCATGCCGTCCGAGCCCGTGGGGCAGCCGGACGTGATGGTCACCATGTACGCGCAACCCTTCACCACGCACGGCTACTCCATGAACCAGCGGATGCTCATCCTGCCGGTGACCACGTTCGCTgaggaggggcggagctacACGGTGACCGTGGACGCGCCGAGGAAGCCGGAGCTGGCGCCGCGGGGGTACTACCTGGTCTCCGTGGTGGCCAAGGGCTTGCCGAGCGTGTCTGCGTGGGTGAAGATCCTGTGA
- the LOC120701252 gene encoding protein SPEAR3-like translates to MSASNSGSGDSIEWGRGRSSGSRKGRRGGNSSSDKPRQPQRGLGVAQLEKIRIQSEMAEYLHHPLGQPPPIQRTGSFNLEEPRFSHSLPSSPSFPIHANIGVSSSYPTHHPNLTMAYGERSGDIRYGAFQTNPIIRPPNYHGAMYGSEAHYSHPNNVTLPLFEPEESVCLNRPPYDLNQTVDSPNLDDQEVDLELKL, encoded by the exons ATGAGTGCAAGCAACTCCGGGTCCGGGGACAGCATAGAATGGGGAAGGGGAAGATCATCTGGCTCCAGGAAGGGCAGGAGAGGCGGCAACAGCAGCTCTGACAAGCCGAGGCAGCCGCAGCGAGGGCTCGGCGTAGCCCAGCTGGAGAAGATCAGGATACAAAGTGAGATGGCCGAGTACTTGCACCACCCGCTTGGCCAACCGCCTCCGATCCAAAGAACTGGTAGCTTCAACTTG GAAGAACCGCGGTTCTCTCACTCGCTGCCGTCGTCTCCTTCCTTCCCCATCCATGCTAACATCGGTGTTTCATCTTCGTACCCAACTCATCATCCAAATCTTACG ATGGCCTATGGAGAGAGATCAGGAGACATAAGATATGGTGCATTTCAAACTAATCCCATCATCAG GCCACCCAATTACCATGGCGCCATGTATGGTTCAGAAGCACATTATTCCCATCCAAACAACGTCACATTGCCGCTCTTCGAACCTGAG GAATCCGTTTGCTTGAATAGACCGCCATACGATCTAAATCAAACAGTGGACTCGCCAAACTTAGATGACCAAGAGGTAGACCTTGAGCTCAAGCTATGA
- the LOC120697867 gene encoding ninja-family protein 8-like produces MEEENGLELSLGLSLGGSSGKAKARDAPLEPKAEPQVEESSSKVGSQTPDASFGKYYQTNPESQEHNSKQRHGPVAPQFGNFWGQPGSSSAPVVDGSVEPVGLQPQLPRYQDGRMSNNSGNNSEEQKPVLSNRNLLSEEMSFQKKNQTSGDQPDASSKSSDGGAKNAPISISTDDGSTGENEDVVESEAEGSNSWLVAQREDSAKGSIVNKGSDRKRSADAAAVGIQGKRQPSFSGSEASSGKLPPGNPLSMQASNVVAVPYQVQAQVSGPPTVTNAQNFHSVCPVQLRPPTNGGLAVQTMSSASQVAFGYPAVQLPTLETSSSWAFGAPPQAVSSFAVKDKAEQTNSKQADDSKRPQEAGASSSVHMEDEKKAERALPLMGSAIRPGIAPNVKFGGSGSYPDLPWVSTTGTGPNGRTISGVTYKFGRNEVKIVCACHGTHMSPEEFMRHANADAPAQENSETLPAFPVGNQAASAEN; encoded by the exons ATGGAAGAGGAAAATGGCCTTGAGCTTAGTTTGGGCCTCTCTTTGGGCGGATCTTCTGGGAAGGCTAAGGCTAGAGACGCTCCTCTAGAACCAAAAGCAGAACCTCAAGTGGAAGAAAGCAGTAGCAAAGTTGGTTCACAAACTCCTGATGCTTCTTTTGGGAAGTATTATCAAACAAACCCTGAGAGTCAAGAACACAATAGTAAACAGAGGCATGGTCCTGTTGCACCACAATTTGGGAATTTCTGGGGACAACCAGGGAGTTCCTCTGCTCCAGTGGTAGATGGATCCGTCGAACCAGTGGGCCTTCAGCCTCAGCTTCCCAGGTATCAAGATGGGAGGATGTCAAATAACAGTGGAAATAATTCTGAGGAACAGAAGCCAGTCTTAAGTAACCGCAACTTGCTTTCTGAAGAGATGAGCTTTCAGAAGAAGAATCAGACATCTGGTGACCAGCCTGATGCATCTAGTAAGAGCTCTGATGGGGGTGCGAAAAATGCACCTATCTCAATTAGTACGGATGATGGTTCAACTGGTGAAAATGAGGATGTTGTGGAGTCAGAAGCAGAAGGTTCGAATTCTTGGTTGGTTGCACAGCGTGAAGACAGTGCTAAGGGCTCCATTGTTAACAAAGGATCTGATAGGAAAAGAtctgctgatgctgctgctgttggTATTCAAGGAAAGAGGCAACCAAGTTTCTCAGGAAGTGAGGCAAGCTCAGGAAAGCTGCCGCCTGGCAATCCATTGTCTATGCAAGCATCAAATGTAGTGGCTGTGCCATACCAAGTCCAAGCTCAGGTGTCTGGTCCTCCTACCGTAACTAATGCACAGAATTTTCACTCAGTATGTCCAGTGCAGTTGAGGCCACCTACAAATGGTGGGCTAGCTGTCCAGACAATGAGTAGTGCCTCTCAGGTTGCTTTTGGTTATCCAGCAGTCCAGCTACCGACACTTGAGACGAGCTCTTCATGGGCTTTCGGTGCTCCGCCTCAGGCTGTGTCTTCTTTTGCTGTAAAAGACAAAGCTGAGCAAACGAATTCCAAGCAAGCTGATGATAGCAAGAGACCCCAAG AGGCAGGTGCTTCTTCATCTGTTCACATggaagatgagaagaaggcTGAGAGGGCGCTCCCTCTTATGGGTTCTGCTATAAGGCCAGGCATCGCGCCAAATGTCAAATTTGGAGGTTCTGGATCATATCCTGACCTTCCTTGGGTTTCTACCACTGGTACTGGACCAAATGGTAGAACAATATCCGGTGTGACATACAAGTTTGGTAGAAATGAGGTGAAGATAGTATGTGCCTGCCATGGCACTCACATGTCCCCAGAGGAGTTCATGAGGCATGCAAATGCAGATGCTCCGGCCCAAGAAAATAGTGAAACTTTGCCAGCATTCCCTGTCGGTAACCAAGCAGCGTCTGCTGAAAACTAA